TCAGATACACTTAAAATGTTCAATTGCAACTCTTCAGCTTTCTGAAAGATACATTCGATGATGTCATGAAAAacagcaccatttactgaatcaCTGGtgtaataataggcaacttcttgtTTCCACCGTGTAATTACACCACCTAACATAAAAACTAAAACATGAGTTGCCATGCCTGAGTGTTCGGGTAGTGTTACATTCCCAAAGTATTTGCTTAAGGAGCAGTCATATACATTCCCTGAAGTGATAGCCATTTCATCTAACATTAAAACACAGTCCTTTTCATGAGATTCGAAGGATTCCACTTTTATTCTAAGAAATTAAAAAACTTCATGTAAAATCCCACTATCAAATTTGAGATTCTGTGATCTCTGCAAAGTACGTACAGAAGGCAATGGATAGCCTTGCTTGAGCAGTTCCTCATATCCACTTCCACCACAACTAAATTTCAGCTTTAGGGCTTTGGTAATAGTCACATTTGACCATTTCACAAACATGTTCGTCTTTCCTTGTTGCTTTCTTTGTAATGAAATAATCTGATCATTATTAAAAATCttatttacaaaagaaagatcattttcaacactacactttttcatgttttttaatcttttggttGAATTCCTTAAAAGTTTCTTGTAGCTTTCagccttccttttttcttttaaatatagttTCTCATACCTTGCCAGTTTTGTAGTTGATTCTTCATGTATGGCTTGTTCAGTCTGACAGCAGTTGTCACTGTCCTCACTTGATGCAGAAGACTCAGGAGTTGAAATTTCACAAGATGATGCTGCATGTGATGAAGACGGTTGTAATTCAGCACCACTGCCAATAGAAACTGCCATATTTTGTGGAACCACTTGAGAATCTAGAACTGGACCTAAACAGGCAAAACAAGTTTTgattttgaatta
The sequence above is a segment of the Periplaneta americana isolate PAMFEO1 chromosome 3, P.americana_PAMFEO1_priV1, whole genome shotgun sequence genome. Coding sequences within it:
- the LOC138696176 gene encoding uncharacterized protein, with the protein product MKRKPPIQRKASAPKATKSSSSPVLDSQVVPQNMAVSIGSGAELQPSSSHAASSCEISTPESSASSEDSDNCCQTEQAIHEESTTKLARNINQWRMTQELMWNQEGQ